The Marinobacter szutsaonensis sequence CACTTTCTCCCGAATCACCTCCACACAAACCGAAGGCACCACCAACAGCGTCAGCACGGTCGACGCCAGCAACCCGGAAATAATCGCCCAGGCCATCGGCGGCCACAATGTGCTGCTGGATAAGGCCAGCGGCAGCAGGCCGGCGACGGTGGTGGCGGTGGTTAGCAGGATGGGGCGGGTGCGTTGTTCGACCGCGCTCCGGACGGCATCGCGAATTTCCCTGCCCTTTTCCAGTTCCCGGTCCATGACGTCCAGCAGGACGATGGCGTTGTTGACCACGATGCCCACCAGGGCGATGACGCCCAGCAGGGACTGGAAGCCGAAGGGGGAGCCGGATAGCACCAGGCCCGGGAAGATACCCACGGCTGCCAGGGGAACGGTCAGCAGGATGACGCCCACCCGGCGGAAAGAGTTGAACTGCAGCAGCAGGAAGAACAGCAGCAACAGCACGCCGATGGGCGCGGCTTTGAGCAGGGCGCCGTTGGCATCGCCGGAGCCTTCGGCGTCGCCGCCCATTTCCATCCGCGTACCTTCAGGTAGCGGGTTGGTTTCGAGGCCGACATAGAGGCCGTCCAGGGCCTGGCTGAAGCTGTAGTCTTTGAGCAGGTTGGCGGTGACCGTGTTCACCGCCACACCGTCCCGGAGGTATCGGGCCGCCGGTTCCCAGCTGGTTTCCACGTTAGCCACCGCCGCCAGGGGCACGGCGTCGCCATTGCTGTTGTAGATGTTGACCGACAACAGGCGCGACAGGGGCAACGCAGTTCCTTCCCGGGATCGCAAGACCAGGGGAATGGGATCGTCTTCCTGGCGGTAGCGTTCGGCCACCACACCGAAGCTCTGGCCATAAAGGCTCTGGGCCACGTCGGCACGGGTCAGACCATAGCGGGCGGCAGAGGCGTCATCGACGTTGATGGCAATGCTGGGTACGCCGATATCCAGGTCGTGGCGGACATCCACGGTTCCCGGCACCCCGCGCAGGGTTGCGAACACCTGCTCAACGGCTCTGGTCCGCTTGGCATCGTCGGCGTGGTAGATGCGGATTTCCACCGGCGCCGCGCGGGGTGGCCCCTGCCCCAGGACGCCCACGGTGAGGTCCAGCTCCGGCATCTGTTCACTGGCATGGGCCCGTACCCAGCGCACCATGTCGGTGGTATCGGCCAGAGTCGGCGTACGAATGACCAGTCGGGCCCGGTTGGGCGCCTGGGGCGCGCGCTGGAGGTTGTAGTAGAAGCTCGGGCCGGTAAAGCCGACGAAACGGTGAACTTCCAGGGCGTCGGGCTGGGTGCGGATGGCCCGTTCCAGGCGGGCAGCAGCCTCGGCGGTGCGGGCCTGGTCGGTGCCTTCGGGCATGTAGAGTTCAACAATCACCCGGGGGCGATCGGCGTTGGGGAAGAACTGCTGGGCCGTGAAGGGCGTCAGGGCGAGGCTGATCAATACCAGCACTGCTCCGGCGGCAATCAGCCGTTTCGGGTTGTTTGCCACCAGCCCACCCAGGAACCGGGCCAGACCGACCAGCCGGTCGCGGTGCACGTTCTTCCTTGGTTTCAGAAACCGGGCCGCCAGCAACGGCACCGCCGAGATTGCCAGCAGGTAGCTGACCGACAGCGTCAGCATGATCATCACCGGTACGCCACGGGTAAAATCCGCCGCACCACCCTTGGACAGCAGCAGGGGTGCAAACGCCGCCAGGGTGGTGCCGGTGGAGGCGCCCAGAGGTCCGGCCAGCTCAGCTACCGCCTTGCGCAGGGCATCGAGTCGACGCATGCCCTGGTCCAGATGGCCCTGGATGTTCTCCACGATGACGATGGCGTTGTCGATCAGGATTCCCAGGGAGATCACCATGCCGATAATCGCCACCTGGTGCAGCACACCGCCGCCGAGGTCGTACAGGCCAATGCTGATCATCGCCACCATGGGCAGAATGGAAGCGACCAGCAAACCCATGCGCAACCCCATGCCGGTGAACACCACGCCGACAATGATCAGGACCGACAGCACCAGGCTCCAGGCGAGGTTGTCCAGCCGCTCTTCCACCTTGTCCGGCTGGAAGAACATTTCCCGGATCTCGTAGGGGGCGAAATCCGGGCGTAACTGTTCAATCCGCTCCCGGACCTGTTCACCAAAACGGATAGCATCGGTGGTGCCCTCCTCCATGATCAGGGACACCAGTACCACCCGTTCACCGTCGTACCAGGTTTCAGGTTGACGCGGTTCGGCGGGGCCCCGCCAGACGTCGGCTGCAGCCGCCAGCGGCACCTGGGAACCATCGGGCAGTTCAATCGGCGTTGCGCGGATGGCATCAATATCGGCAAATTCACTGTTGGGCAGGACCGACAACCGCCGGCCGTCCACCACCACGAAACCGCCGGGGATGGTCTGGTTGCGCCTTGCCAGGGTATCGAGCACCCGGGAGGGAGAGATGCCCAGGCGGAACAAGGCGGCATCATCCAGGGCCAGGGTAATCTGCTCGTCGGCGTCACCGTCCAGTTCAATGCGGGAAACACCGGGAATATCGGCCAGGTTCTGTTTAAGGCGCTCGGCGACATCGGAGAGTTCGGTCACCGAGGGTGAGCCCCCCACAGCCAGAACAATGGCAGGGATATCAATCAGGCGGTCGTCCAGGGCCATCTGGCCCACGTCATCCGGGAAATCCAGTCTCGCCCGCTCCATGGCCTGCCGCACCCGGTCCCAGGCCGGATCGGTATCGTAAATGTGATCTTCCAGCCGCAGCCTGACCAGGGCTACCCCGGTACGGGCCGTGCCCTGGCTGAATTCGACTTCCTCCACCTGGCGCAGCTCATCGGCCAGGGGCTGGAGAACCAGCCGTTCCACCGCCTCCGCACTGGCGCCCGGATAGTTCACCGTAATCAGGCCAGCCCGGTAGGGAAAGGAAGGATCCTCCTGCCGGGGCATGGTGCTGTAGGCGGCAATCCCGAGCAGGCACAGCATGGTCACCACCATGCCCAGCAGGCGCTGACCGTTCAGCAGCCAGCGGGTCATCGCCGGATCTCCACGGTATCGCCGTCCGCCAGCCGGGTCATGCCGGCATAGACCACCTGATCGCCCGGTTTCAGTGCGTCGGAGCGGACCGCCACCTGTTCACCGACAATGCGCTGAACCTGCACCGGTATACGATCGGCCCGGTCATCGCGCACCCGGAATACAGTGGTACCACCGGGATCCCGAAGGACCGACAACAGGGGCACTGTCATTGCCGGGAGGCTGGTTGGGGTGATACCCACTTCCACCGGCTGCCCCGGCTCCAGGGACGCTTCCGGCAGGCTGACCAGTACCGGGTGGAGTTCACCCCTGATCGCACTGCCCTGGGCAATCTCGACCACCGATCCTGTCACCGCAGGCAGACTCCGGTCATGGACCGCCCACACCGGTAACGTTTGCCCGAGGCTCACGTGGTCCAGCAGATAAGCTGGCACCCGCACTTCCACTTCCCGGCCATTCGGAGAGGACAACCGCATGACCGGCTGGCCGGCAGCCACAAACTCGTCTTTCTCCACCAGCAACGCCTCGATCCGGCCGCCGAAAGGCGCCTTCAGGGTGCTCTCCTCCAGCAACCGCATTGCTTCCGCCAGGGAGGCCTCGGCCGTGGCGACACTGGCTTTCAGGCTGTCCCGCCGGGCGGCAAGCTGTTCCAGTGCCTGCTCCGAGACCACCCCCCGTTCATGCAGGCGGCTGGAACGTTCCCACTCCCGTACCGCCTGTTGGTACTGAGTCACCAGTTCTTCCAACCGGGCACGGGCCGAATCCGTGGCCGGTTCCAGGGCGGGATTGTAGACGCGGGCCAGCACGTCCCCGGCCTTCACGCTTTCACCCAGCTCAACGGAGCGCTCCCTGAGGGTACCGCTGACCTGGAAGGTCAGGGTCGCGCGCTGCGCCGCCTGAACGATACCGGAAAAGCGCAGGGGCAGCTCCTCTTCGAGTCCGCCAGATACCTGTGCGACACGGACGGAAACAGCCGCGGGCTTGGCGTCCGGTGATACATCGCCGGCCTTGCAGCCCGCCAGCAACAGTGAGAACAGCGCAACGGGAACCATCGCTGCGCCAAGTCGATGTATTTTCATAAACCGATCCTTTCATCCCTGCCTTCGGATAGGAGCAACCGCATCCGTGGATTACCCCACCCAGTTTTCAGACATCATGTCATTCTTTGACAAATTGTCAATAATCGGTTTTTATCGGGTTTCAGGTATCATGACCTGGCTGTTTGAACCAACCGGAATACCCCATGAGTGAACCACTGAAATCCCGCCGCGAACGCGAAAAGCAGGCCCGTTACGACGCCATTCTGGACGCCGCGGAACTGGTGTTTTCCGAAAAGGGATATGACAAGACCTCGATGGATGACATCGCCCGTACCGCCAGCCTGAGCCGGGCCCTGCTGTACGTGTATTTCAAGGACAAGGCAGCCATCCAGCGAGGGATCATGTTGCGGGCGGGCCAGAGTCTGGTGAGCCGGTTCGAGGAAGCGCGGAAAACTCAAAGCAAGGGGCTGGCCCAGATCCGCGCCATGGGTGAGGCCTACTACCGGTTCTACCAGGACGAGCCGGATTACTTCTCGGCCCTGACCAAGGCTTCCACCGCCATGGCAGATGCCGACGAAATCCAGGCCCACGAGATGCTGTGTTCCAAGAACGAACTGATGGAATTGATGGTAGGAGCCATCGAGCAGGGGCTTGCCGATGGCACCATGAGCCGGGAACGGATTCGCGATCCTATCGAGACCGCACTCTACCTGCGCGGCGCCCTGCACGGGGTGATCCTGCTGTGCCAGGCGGAAATGGCCGAGGGCACCAGCGATTTCTCCGCCGATACCCTCATCCGGCACACCATGGACATGCTGACCTCATCGATCAGCGCGTGAGACTAAAAACTCAAAGCTGGAAGTCGTAGATCGAGCCAAGCCCCAGAATGCCGGTGAGCTCATCCAGCGCCTTGCGCACTTCCTCCAGCAGCATGGGATCGCCCAGATCCTCCTGGGACAGTTCATCCCGGTAGTGTGCTTCCACCCAGGTCGTCAATCGCTCGTACAACTGGTCTGTGAGAATCACGCCCCGGTTGATCGCCTTCAGTTCATCGTCGGTCAGCACCACTCGCAGTCTCAGACAGGCCGGACCACCGCCGTTGCGCATGGACTGTTTGACATCGAACACCTCCACCGAGGTGATCGGGCCGCCGGAAGCTACGAGGTTATCCAGGTACTGGCTGACCGAGGGGATCTCCCGGCATTCTCCCGGGACTGCCAACAACATGCCGTCAGGCGTATTAAGCAGCTGGCTGTTGAACAAATAGGAGGCGACGGCATCCTCGAGGGGCACTTCGGCGCTGCTGACACGAACCGCTTCAAGCTCTGCTCCGGAGAGTCGGGAACGGACATCCGCCAGCACCTGATCCTCGTCCCGGAAAGCCAGCTCGTGGTAGAACAGGGTGTTACCATTGCCCACAGCGATGACGTCATTGTGGAACACGCCGGCATCGATCGCCGCCGGGTTCTGCTGGGCAAATACCAGGTTCCGGTCCCTGAGGCCATGCAGCCGGGCAATCGCCTGTGACGCTTCCAGGGTCTGCCGCGCGGGGTATTTCACAGGTGCCGGGGCATCTTCATTGAAGGCAATCTGGCCGTAGACAAACAGCTCCACCCCGGGCTCGCCATAACCGCTGCACAACCGGGTGTGATTGGCCGCGCCTTCGTCTCCGAAATGGCTGACCGAGGGCAACGCCGGGTGATGGGCGAAGTAGCTCTCGTCGGTGAAGATGGCCTTCAGGGCGCGACCGGTCACCTCATGCTCGATGGACCGGTGAAACTTGGCGCTCAGGTTCGCGGGTGTGAAGTGCACCCGGTGATCGGCGGTATCGGCACTGGGTGAGACCGTTGCGGCGTTTGCGGTCCACATGGGCGATGCGGAGGAAACGGCCGCCAGGAGTGCTGGCGCTTCGGCCGCTGCTTTCTTGAGAATGTCCCCATCGGAGCCCGTGAACCCGAGCGCCCGCAGGGTGGGGAGGTGCGGCCGCTCATGGGGCGGCAGGATGCCCTGCACATAGCCCCGGTCGGCCAGCCGCTTCATCTTCGCCAGACCCTGGAGTGCCGCTTCCTTCGGATTGGAGACAGATCTCACATTGGACTTGGAGGCGACATTGCCCCAGGACAACCCTGCGTAGTTGTGCGTGGGTCCCACCAGGCCATCAAAGTTTGCTTCCACCGCGTGTTGGCTCATGCTTTGCTTCCGCTTCCGTCAGTCATCAGTCAAAGGTCAGGCCCGGCGCCAGACTCTCGGGCAGCTCGCTCTTGCGGGCCTCCAGGGAGGCCATGGGCCAGGCGCAGTAGTCGGCCGCATAGTAGGCGCTGGGGCGGTGGTTGCCACTGGCGCCAACACCGCCGAAGGGTGCGGCACTGCTCGCCCCGGTCAACGGCCGGTTCCAGTTGACGATGCCGGCCCGGACTTCTTCCACCAGCCGGTCGTAGAGCTTGCGGTCGTCGGACAGCAGGCCGGCTGACAAGCCATAGCGGGTATTGTTGGCCAGCTCCAGCGCCTCATCGAAGCTCTTGTAGCGATAAACCGTTAGCAGCGGACCGAAGAATTCCTCATCGGTCAGCTCCAGGCCGGTGGCATCGACAATGCCCGGCGACAGCAGCCCGGTCTCCGGCTTCACCTGTTTCATCTCCAGCAGCGACTTGCCGCCCTGCGCCAGCATGCTCGCCTGGGCCGCCAGCAACTTTTCCGCCGCTTCCACGGAGATCACTGAGCCCATGAACGGCTGGGGATCGGCATCAAACTCACCAACCTTGATCTTGCCGGCCACCTCTACCAGCCGATCCAGGAACTGATCCCCTTTCTTGCCCTTGGGCACCAGCAACCGACGGGCGCAGGTGCAACGCTGACCCGCTGAGAGGAACGCAGACTGGAGGGCATGGTGGACCGCGCCATCCACATCCGCCACATCCTGGACGATCAGCGGGTTGTTGCCGCCCATCTCCAGCGCCAGGATTTTCTCGGGCTGGCCGCCGAACTGCTGGTGCAGCATGTGACCGACGGTGGAGCTGCCGGTGAAGAACAGGCCATCAATCATCGGGTGGCTGGCCAGGGACTTGCCAGTCGCCGCGGCGCCCTGCACCAGGTTGATCACACCATCGGGCAGCCCGGCCTTTTCCCAGTATTTGACCGTCATTT is a genomic window containing:
- a CDS encoding efflux RND transporter permease subunit; translation: MTRWLLNGQRLLGMVVTMLCLLGIAAYSTMPRQEDPSFPYRAGLITVNYPGASAEAVERLVLQPLADELRQVEEVEFSQGTARTGVALVRLRLEDHIYDTDPAWDRVRQAMERARLDFPDDVGQMALDDRLIDIPAIVLAVGGSPSVTELSDVAERLKQNLADIPGVSRIELDGDADEQITLALDDAALFRLGISPSRVLDTLARRNQTIPGGFVVVDGRRLSVLPNSEFADIDAIRATPIELPDGSQVPLAAAADVWRGPAEPRQPETWYDGERVVLVSLIMEEGTTDAIRFGEQVRERIEQLRPDFAPYEIREMFFQPDKVEERLDNLAWSLVLSVLIIVGVVFTGMGLRMGLLVASILPMVAMISIGLYDLGGGVLHQVAIIGMVISLGILIDNAIVIVENIQGHLDQGMRRLDALRKAVAELAGPLGASTGTTLAAFAPLLLSKGGAADFTRGVPVMIMLTLSVSYLLAISAVPLLAARFLKPRKNVHRDRLVGLARFLGGLVANNPKRLIAAGAVLVLISLALTPFTAQQFFPNADRPRVIVELYMPEGTDQARTAEAAARLERAIRTQPDALEVHRFVGFTGPSFYYNLQRAPQAPNRARLVIRTPTLADTTDMVRWVRAHASEQMPELDLTVGVLGQGPPRAAPVEIRIYHADDAKRTRAVEQVFATLRGVPGTVDVRHDLDIGVPSIAINVDDASAARYGLTRADVAQSLYGQSFGVVAERYRQEDDPIPLVLRSREGTALPLSRLLSVNIYNSNGDAVPLAAVANVETSWEPAARYLRDGVAVNTVTANLLKDYSFSQALDGLYVGLETNPLPEGTRMEMGGDAEGSGDANGALLKAAPIGVLLLLFFLLLQFNSFRRVGVILLTVPLAAVGIFPGLVLSGSPFGFQSLLGVIALVGIVVNNAIVLLDVMDRELEKGREIRDAVRSAVEQRTRPILLTTATTVAGLLPLALSSSTLWPPMAWAIISGLLASTVLTLLVVPSVCVEVIREKVPEPENAPA
- a CDS encoding efflux RND transporter periplasmic adaptor subunit, whose translation is MKIHRLGAAMVPVALFSLLLAGCKAGDVSPDAKPAAVSVRVAQVSGGLEEELPLRFSGIVQAAQRATLTFQVSGTLRERSVELGESVKAGDVLARVYNPALEPATDSARARLEELVTQYQQAVREWERSSRLHERGVVSEQALEQLAARRDSLKASVATAEASLAEAMRLLEESTLKAPFGGRIEALLVEKDEFVAAGQPVMRLSSPNGREVEVRVPAYLLDHVSLGQTLPVWAVHDRSLPAVTGSVVEIAQGSAIRGELHPVLVSLPEASLEPGQPVEVGITPTSLPAMTVPLLSVLRDPGGTTVFRVRDDRADRIPVQVQRIVGEQVAVRSDALKPGDQVVYAGMTRLADGDTVEIRR
- a CDS encoding TetR/AcrR family transcriptional regulator, which translates into the protein MSEPLKSRREREKQARYDAILDAAELVFSEKGYDKTSMDDIARTASLSRALLYVYFKDKAAIQRGIMLRAGQSLVSRFEEARKTQSKGLAQIRAMGEAYYRFYQDEPDYFSALTKASTAMADADEIQAHEMLCSKNELMELMVGAIEQGLADGTMSRERIRDPIETALYLRGALHGVILLCQAEMAEGTSDFSADTLIRHTMDMLTSSISA
- the astB gene encoding N-succinylarginine dihydrolase — translated: MSQHAVEANFDGLVGPTHNYAGLSWGNVASKSNVRSVSNPKEAALQGLAKMKRLADRGYVQGILPPHERPHLPTLRALGFTGSDGDILKKAAAEAPALLAAVSSASPMWTANAATVSPSADTADHRVHFTPANLSAKFHRSIEHEVTGRALKAIFTDESYFAHHPALPSVSHFGDEGAANHTRLCSGYGEPGVELFVYGQIAFNEDAPAPVKYPARQTLEASQAIARLHGLRDRNLVFAQQNPAAIDAGVFHNDVIAVGNGNTLFYHELAFRDEDQVLADVRSRLSGAELEAVRVSSAEVPLEDAVASYLFNSQLLNTPDGMLLAVPGECREIPSVSQYLDNLVASGGPITSVEVFDVKQSMRNGGGPACLRLRVVLTDDELKAINRGVILTDQLYERLTTWVEAHYRDELSQEDLGDPMLLEEVRKALDELTGILGLGSIYDFQL
- the astD gene encoding succinylglutamate-semialdehyde dehydrogenase, yielding MANLTGEIFIDGLWLAGHGLPFESVQPVTGETVWDGTGANLEDVDAAVREARNAFVKWQRKSFAERQAVVEAFRDQLETHKEDLAHQIGLETGKPLWESRTEVAAMIGKVAISIKAYNERTGHSESEVAGGHAVLRHRPHGVVAVFGPYNFPGHLPNGHIVPALLAGNTVVFKPSELTPGVAEMTVKYWEKAGLPDGVINLVQGAAATGKSLASHPMIDGLFFTGSSTVGHMLHQQFGGQPEKILALEMGGNNPLIVQDVADVDGAVHHALQSAFLSAGQRCTCARRLLVPKGKKGDQFLDRLVEVAGKIKVGEFDADPQPFMGSVISVEAAEKLLAAQASMLAQGGKSLLEMKQVKPETGLLSPGIVDATGLELTDEEFFGPLLTVYRYKSFDEALELANNTRYGLSAGLLSDDRKLYDRLVEEVRAGIVNWNRPLTGASSAAPFGGVGASGNHRPSAYYAADYCAWPMASLEARKSELPESLAPGLTFD